A window of the Comamonas sp. Y33R10-2 genome harbors these coding sequences:
- a CDS encoding cytochrome c produces the protein MKAFSTLVLAVVLASAALPASAQFAKSEDAIKYRQSALSVLGTHFSRLGAMANGRAPFDAKSAQESAEVVAFMSKLPWAGFAAGTEGGKAKPEVWKEQAKFHDLSGKMEAEVAKLNAAAKTGNLDNLKTAFGPAANSCKSCHDSFRNK, from the coding sequence GGTGCTTGCCAGCGCGGCCTTACCTGCCTCGGCGCAATTTGCCAAATCCGAAGACGCCATCAAGTACCGCCAAAGCGCGTTGAGCGTATTAGGCACACACTTCAGCCGATTGGGTGCCATGGCCAATGGCAGAGCCCCTTTTGATGCCAAGAGTGCGCAGGAAAGTGCTGAAGTGGTGGCCTTTATGTCCAAGCTACCGTGGGCGGGCTTTGCTGCGGGTACTGAAGGCGGCAAGGCTAAGCCTGAAGTGTGGAAAGAGCAGGCCAAATTTCACGATTTGAGCGGCAAGATGGAGGCCGAAGTCGCCAAGCTCAACGCCGCAGCCAAAACCGGTAATCTGGATAACCTCAAGACTGCCTTTGGCCCGGCAGCGAATAGCTGCAAAAGCTGCCACGACAGCTTCCGCAACAAGTAA
- a CDS encoding TlpA disulfide reductase family protein — translation MASKHWIAGVVVATVIGVGALIYSNTGQTTAPQSTFVLLDGSQKTTNDFKGKVTLVNFWATSCTSCVAEMPELISTHQKYQAKGFDTMAVAMSYDPPSYVVNFAQSRKLPFSVALDNTGSVAKAWGDVKLTPSTFIVNKRGEIVKSYIGAPNFVELHKLIEKLLAEPASV, via the coding sequence ATGGCAAGCAAACATTGGATCGCAGGCGTTGTGGTCGCCACCGTTATTGGCGTCGGTGCTTTGATTTATTCAAACACTGGGCAAACAACAGCCCCTCAATCAACCTTTGTGTTGCTAGACGGCAGTCAAAAAACCACAAATGACTTTAAAGGCAAGGTAACGCTGGTTAACTTCTGGGCGACCAGCTGCACGAGTTGCGTCGCTGAGATGCCAGAACTCATCAGCACCCACCAAAAGTACCAAGCCAAGGGTTTTGACACAATGGCCGTCGCCATGAGCTACGACCCGCCCAGCTATGTGGTGAACTTTGCTCAATCGCGCAAGCTACCCTTTAGCGTCGCTTTGGATAACACCGGTAGCGTGGCAAAGGCTTGGGGCGATGTGAAGCTGACCCCGTCGACCTTCATCGTCAACAAGCGCGGCGAGATTGTGAAGAGCTATATCGGTGCACCGAATTTTGTGGAGCTGCACAAGCTGATTGAAAAGCTACTGGCCGAGCCTGCCAGCGTCTGA
- a CDS encoding PTS sugar transporter subunit IIA, protein MTARILLLTHAPLAAALRECALHVFADSAHDLLALDVPATEAPEATLERALAMLVAHGGLEAPTLVLTDLFGATPCNVAQRLTGLLQARLVAGVNLPMLLRSISYRHEPLDALVARAMVGGSQGVMQVASSSRQNQSARTSNDQDQNNHQQ, encoded by the coding sequence ATGACTGCGCGCATCCTCTTGCTCACCCACGCCCCACTGGCTGCGGCATTGCGCGAATGCGCTTTGCATGTGTTTGCCGATAGCGCGCACGACTTGCTGGCTCTGGATGTGCCGGCGACAGAGGCGCCCGAAGCCACGCTGGAGCGCGCTCTGGCCATGCTGGTAGCCCACGGCGGGCTGGAGGCGCCCACACTGGTGCTAACCGACTTGTTTGGGGCCACGCCCTGCAACGTTGCCCAGCGCCTGACGGGACTGTTGCAGGCAAGGCTGGTGGCGGGGGTGAACTTGCCCATGCTTTTGCGCTCCATCAGCTATCGGCATGAACCACTGGACGCTTTGGTTGCCCGCGCCATGGTGGGCGGTAGTCAAGGGGTGATGCAAGTCGCCAGTAGTTCAAGACAAAATCAAAGCGCACGAACTTCAAATGATCAAGACCAAAATAACCATCAGCAATAA
- a CDS encoding HPr family phosphocarrier protein, producing the protein MIKTKITISNKLGLHARASAKLTKLAGSYPCEVWLTKGERRINAKSIMGVMMLAAGIGSEVEMETDGEQEQEAMDALIALINDKFGEGQ; encoded by the coding sequence ATGATCAAGACCAAAATAACCATCAGCAATAAATTAGGCCTGCATGCCCGCGCATCGGCCAAGCTCACCAAGCTCGCAGGCAGCTACCCCTGCGAGGTTTGGCTGACCAAGGGGGAGCGCCGCATCAATGCCAAAAGCATCATGGGCGTGATGATGTTGGCTGCCGGCATTGGCTCCGAGGTAGAGATGGAAACCGACGGCGAGCAAGAGCAAGAGGCGATGGATGCGCTGATTGCCTTGATTAACGACAAATTTGGCGAAGGTCAGTAA
- the ptsP gene encoding phosphoenolpyruvate--protein phosphotransferase → MTFSIHGLAVSRGIAIGRAVVVASSRMDVVHYFIRPDQVEAEILRARVARDAVIDELRRLQEEIPKDAPGELDALLEVHLMLLQDHALAEAIRHWITDRLYNAEWALTTQLEIISRQFDEMDDEYLRERKADLEQVVERILRHMKGAASPIPQLIAPQSGQQLPLDAAVETPLVLVAQDLSPADMLQFKRKVFVGFITAVGGKTSHTAIVARSMDIPAVVGARAASQLIRQDDWVIIDGNEGVVIVDPTPIILEEYSFRQRQNELERERLARLRYTPALTMDGQRVELLANIEQPSDGAAAVRAGAVGVGLFRTEFLFMGRSGNLPGEDEQYRAYCEVISSMQGMPITIRTLDVGADKPLDKAQPKDYYLNPALGLRAIRWSLADPVMFRTQLRAILRAAVHGPVKLLFPMLAHKSEIEQTLAQLRQAQSELDARGVQWGQVKLGAMIEIPAAALMVRSFLKYFDFLSIGTNDLIQYTLAIDRADEAVAHLYDPMHPAVLRLVAEVIAAANVAGKEVCVCGEMAGDLSMTRLLLGLGLRSFSMHPAQILAVKQEVLRADACKLAPWAQDVMDSESPASMLEH, encoded by the coding sequence ATGACATTTTCCATCCACGGTTTGGCTGTTTCCCGAGGTATTGCCATTGGGCGCGCGGTCGTTGTGGCCTCCAGTCGTATGGACGTGGTGCACTACTTCATTCGTCCCGATCAGGTGGAGGCGGAAATCCTGCGTGCCCGCGTAGCACGCGATGCGGTGATTGATGAACTGCGCCGCTTGCAGGAAGAAATACCGAAAGATGCTCCGGGCGAGTTAGATGCGCTGCTGGAAGTGCATTTAATGCTGCTGCAGGACCATGCGCTGGCCGAGGCCATTCGCCACTGGATCACGGACCGCCTCTACAACGCCGAATGGGCGCTGACCACGCAGCTTGAAATCATCTCGCGCCAGTTCGATGAAATGGACGACGAGTATCTGCGCGAGCGCAAGGCCGATCTGGAGCAGGTAGTCGAGCGAATTCTGCGTCACATGAAGGGCGCGGCAAGCCCCATACCGCAGCTGATTGCCCCGCAAAGTGGGCAGCAGTTGCCGCTGGATGCCGCAGTGGAAACCCCGCTGGTGCTGGTGGCGCAAGACCTGTCGCCAGCAGACATGCTGCAGTTCAAGAGGAAGGTGTTTGTAGGCTTCATTACCGCTGTGGGCGGTAAGACCAGCCACACCGCGATTGTGGCGCGCAGCATGGATATTCCTGCTGTGGTCGGTGCGCGTGCGGCCAGTCAGCTGATTCGCCAAGACGACTGGGTCATCATCGATGGCAATGAGGGTGTGGTCATCGTGGACCCCACGCCCATCATTTTGGAGGAGTACAGCTTTCGCCAGCGTCAAAATGAGCTCGAGCGTGAGCGCTTGGCAAGACTACGCTACACGCCAGCACTCACTATGGATGGGCAGCGTGTAGAGCTGCTGGCCAATATTGAGCAGCCCAGCGATGGTGCGGCGGCTGTGCGTGCTGGGGCGGTGGGCGTGGGGCTGTTTCGTACCGAATTTCTGTTCATGGGTCGCAGCGGCAACCTGCCCGGCGAAGACGAGCAATATCGCGCCTATTGCGAGGTAATTAGCAGCATGCAAGGCATGCCCATCACCATTCGCACGCTGGATGTGGGGGCCGACAAGCCGCTGGATAAGGCCCAGCCCAAGGACTATTACTTGAACCCCGCGTTGGGGCTGCGCGCCATTCGCTGGAGCCTTGCCGACCCAGTCATGTTCCGCACCCAGTTGCGTGCCATTTTGCGCGCTGCAGTACATGGCCCGGTGAAGTTGCTCTTTCCCATGTTGGCGCATAAAAGCGAGATTGAGCAAACCTTGGCCCAGTTGCGCCAAGCCCAAAGCGAGCTAGATGCGCGGGGTGTCCAATGGGGGCAAGTCAAGCTGGGCGCCATGATTGAGATACCGGCTGCTGCGCTGATGGTGCGCAGCTTCTTAAAGTATTTCGACTTCCTGTCCATCGGGACCAATGACTTGATCCAGTACACGCTGGCAATTGACCGTGCTGATGAAGCCGTCGCCCATCTCTACGACCCCATGCACCCTGCCGTGCTACGGCTGGTGGCCGAGGTGATCGCGGCTGCCAACGTTGCAGGCAAAGAGGTGTGTGTATGCGGTGAAATGGCTGGTGACCTGAGCATGACCCGGCTGCTGCTGGGCTTGGGTCTGCGCAGCTTTTCCATGCACCCCGCGCAGATTCTGGCGGTCAAGCAAGAAGTGCTGCGGGCTGATGCCTGCAAGTTGGCCCCTTGGGCGCAGGATGTGATGGACAGCGAGTCTCCGGCATCGATGCTGGAGCATTGA
- a CDS encoding YwqG family protein encodes MNYSQKQEIAQAIDEVLEDAEIAQQLAAQARPAVWLQTHQVDDEASIALGLTKLGGRPDLPAALAWPQRVRYPDHHQRVKSHKEDSAAPDSRWRWAKPEQAQAIREEALQHIERLENPFPLNFLAQINFAQLRAAGPVDEDFPQEGVLSVFFDLVEQPWGYDPADACAVAVLFHEDAAMLERRDLPPILQGLPEQWQTPALACELHACCTPLPMESAQWESLNLDLSDAQNDAFVDWWLDEAENGASTDGEDAGCHRVGGWPTPVQSDMQTQCALVAAGHYCGNAQTYSDPALQSVRDTATDWLLLLQIGSDEKGGLNWGDDGQFYLWIRRDDLRERRFERARMVLQCH; translated from the coding sequence GTGAACTACTCCCAAAAGCAAGAAATCGCGCAGGCCATTGATGAAGTCTTAGAGGACGCCGAGATAGCGCAGCAACTGGCAGCACAGGCACGTCCCGCAGTATGGCTGCAGACACATCAGGTCGATGACGAGGCGAGCATTGCACTGGGCCTCACCAAGCTGGGCGGTCGCCCAGATTTGCCGGCTGCGCTGGCATGGCCACAGCGGGTGCGCTACCCAGATCATCACCAGCGTGTGAAGTCACACAAAGAAGACAGTGCGGCGCCTGATAGCCGGTGGCGCTGGGCCAAGCCAGAGCAGGCGCAGGCCATTCGAGAAGAAGCTTTACAGCATATTGAGCGACTGGAAAATCCATTTCCTCTGAACTTCTTGGCGCAGATCAATTTCGCACAGCTGCGTGCGGCAGGCCCGGTGGATGAGGACTTCCCGCAAGAGGGGGTGCTCAGTGTCTTTTTTGATCTGGTGGAGCAGCCCTGGGGCTACGACCCGGCCGATGCCTGTGCAGTGGCGGTGCTGTTCCATGAGGATGCAGCAATGCTGGAGCGGCGTGACCTGCCCCCGATATTGCAAGGTCTGCCTGAGCAATGGCAGACGCCCGCACTGGCTTGCGAGCTGCACGCCTGTTGCACCCCCTTGCCCATGGAGTCTGCGCAGTGGGAGTCTTTGAACCTAGACCTGTCGGATGCGCAGAATGACGCCTTTGTCGACTGGTGGCTGGACGAGGCTGAAAACGGAGCCAGCACGGATGGCGAGGACGCCGGCTGCCACCGTGTAGGGGGCTGGCCCACGCCTGTGCAAAGTGATATGCAGACGCAATGTGCGCTGGTGGCCGCAGGCCATTACTGCGGTAATGCACAGACTTACAGCGACCCTGCCTTGCAGAGCGTGCGGGATACGGCCACGGACTGGTTGCTGCTGCTGCAAATCGGCAGCGATGAAAAAGGTGGCCTCAACTGGGGTGATGACGGCCAGTTTTACTTGTGGATACGACGTGACGATCTGCGCGAGCGCCGCTTTGAGCGAGCCAGGATGGTGCTGCAATGCCACTAA
- the lipA gene encoding lipoyl synthase gives MSTNEVVREAQSQADYNPLAKQKAAAKLSRIPVKVEHAEVLKKPEWIRVKAGSPTTRFYEIKDILRKNNLHTVCEEASCPNIGECFGKGTATFMIMGDKCTRRCPFCDVGHGRPDPLDVDEPLNLAKTIAQLRLKYVVITSVDRDDLRDGGSGHFVECIKNIRELSPETQIEILVPDFRGRADRALEILKSAPPDVMNHNLETAPRLYKEARPGSDYQFSLNLLKKFKELHPNVPTKSGIMVGLGETDEEILQVMRDMRAHNIDMLTIGQYLAPTSSHLPVRRYVHPDTFKMFEEEAYKMGFTHAAVGAMVRSSYHADQQAHAAGV, from the coding sequence ATGAGCACCAATGAAGTCGTGCGCGAAGCGCAATCTCAAGCGGATTACAACCCGCTGGCCAAGCAAAAAGCAGCCGCCAAGCTCTCGCGCATCCCCGTGAAGGTTGAGCACGCTGAAGTGCTCAAAAAGCCCGAGTGGATTCGCGTCAAGGCAGGCAGCCCCACCACGCGCTTTTACGAAATCAAGGACATTCTGCGCAAGAACAACTTGCACACCGTCTGCGAAGAAGCCAGCTGCCCCAATATCGGCGAATGCTTTGGCAAGGGCACGGCCACCTTCATGATCATGGGTGACAAGTGCACGCGCCGCTGCCCTTTTTGCGATGTGGGCCATGGACGCCCCGACCCGCTGGATGTGGACGAGCCGCTGAACTTGGCCAAAACCATTGCCCAGCTTCGCCTGAAATACGTCGTTATCACCAGCGTAGATCGCGATGACCTACGCGACGGTGGCTCTGGCCATTTTGTGGAATGCATCAAGAACATTCGTGAGTTGTCGCCCGAGACTCAGATCGAAATTCTGGTGCCCGACTTCCGCGGCCGCGCTGACCGTGCTCTAGAGATCCTCAAATCGGCCCCGCCCGATGTGATGAACCACAACCTTGAAACCGCGCCGCGCCTGTACAAGGAAGCGCGCCCCGGCTCCGACTATCAGTTCTCGCTGAACCTGCTCAAGAAGTTCAAGGAACTGCACCCAAATGTGCCGACCAAGAGCGGCATCATGGTCGGCTTGGGCGAGACGGATGAGGAAATCCTGCAAGTGATGCGCGATATGCGTGCGCACAACATCGATATGCTGACCATTGGCCAGTACCTCGCCCCCACCAGCAGCCACCTGCCCGTGCGCCGCTATGTACACCCCGACACTTTCAAGATGTTTGAAGAAGAAGCCTACAAAATGGGCTTCACCCACGCCGCCGTGGGCGCCATGGTGCGATCGAGCTATCACGCCGATCAGCAGGCGCATGCCGCTGGCGTGTAA
- the lipB gene encoding lipoyl(octanoyl) transferase LipB translates to MDLRLLGRTGYEACVMAMQEFTRTRNADTRDELWICEHSPQFTQGLAGKAEHVLLAGDIPVVATNRGGQVTYHGPGQVVAYPLLDLQRMGYFVKEYVYRLEDAVIRTLDHFGVTGHRVAGAPGIYVRLADPRSHAMLEQRPQHREPGSPAPEPHFDGLGKIAALGIKVSRHSTYHGLALNVNMDLEPYERINPCGYAGLKTVDLSTIGVQTTWDEAASVLGRQLKARLTP, encoded by the coding sequence ATGGACCTGCGCCTTCTGGGCCGCACCGGTTATGAGGCCTGCGTTATGGCCATGCAGGAGTTCACGCGGACTCGCAATGCGGATACGCGCGATGAGCTATGGATTTGTGAGCACTCACCTCAATTTACACAAGGACTTGCAGGCAAAGCTGAGCATGTTTTGCTTGCCGGTGATATCCCCGTTGTCGCCACCAATCGCGGTGGGCAGGTAACGTATCACGGCCCCGGACAAGTGGTCGCCTACCCGCTGCTGGATTTGCAGCGCATGGGCTACTTCGTCAAAGAATATGTGTACCGGCTTGAAGACGCCGTGATCCGCACGCTGGATCACTTTGGCGTGACCGGTCACCGCGTTGCCGGAGCGCCGGGCATTTATGTGCGCCTTGCAGACCCACGCAGCCACGCCATGCTGGAGCAACGCCCGCAGCACCGCGAGCCGGGCAGTCCGGCGCCTGAGCCGCATTTCGACGGCTTGGGCAAAATTGCGGCTTTAGGCATCAAAGTCAGCCGCCACAGCACGTATCACGGTCTCGCACTGAACGTGAACATGGACTTAGAGCCCTACGAACGCATCAACCCTTGCGGATATGCGGGTCTGAAGACCGTAGACCTTTCTACAATCGGCGTACAGACAACTTGGGACGAGGCCGCATCCGTACTGGGCCGCCAGCTAAAGGCGCGTCTTACTCCCTGA
- a CDS encoding YbeD family protein — protein sequence MSDTPNTSAANENGHQEDPRKDSLIEYPSLFPIKVMGVKNEHLVHEITEIAKQFDPDFDASTIELRPSSGGNYLGVTVTITATSREQLDNTYLALTKHPLVKFVL from the coding sequence ATGAGCGACACCCCAAACACCTCTGCCGCCAACGAGAACGGCCATCAAGAAGACCCGCGCAAGGATTCGCTGATTGAGTACCCAAGCCTGTTCCCCATCAAGGTCATGGGCGTGAAAAACGAGCATCTGGTGCATGAAATTACCGAGATCGCCAAGCAGTTCGACCCCGACTTTGATGCCTCCACCATCGAGCTGCGTCCCAGCTCTGGCGGCAACTATCTGGGTGTCACCGTCACCATCACGGCCACCAGCCGCGAGCAGCTGGACAACACCTACCTCGCACTGACCAAGCACCCGCTGGTGAAATTCGTTCTGTGA
- a CDS encoding ATP synthase subunit I, whose protein sequence is MTNKPTDFDDEDEVDDFKPLTAQEASVWRSRFPQVSVWRIVQGQAIAAVVVTLLAWLLTGRAAVGWSAGYGALSILLPTAMFARALAKQQSDSSGAAMARIFGWELVKLVLCIAMLVAAPKLVPNLSWLALLVGLVVVMKTYWIAFLVRSSVRKIKA, encoded by the coding sequence ATGACGAACAAGCCCACTGATTTCGATGATGAGGACGAAGTTGACGATTTCAAGCCTTTGACGGCCCAAGAAGCTTCGGTTTGGCGCTCGCGCTTTCCACAGGTTTCTGTTTGGCGCATTGTTCAGGGCCAAGCGATAGCGGCGGTTGTTGTGACTTTGTTGGCCTGGTTGCTGACAGGGCGCGCAGCGGTAGGTTGGTCGGCCGGCTACGGAGCTTTGTCGATCTTGCTGCCGACAGCGATGTTTGCAAGAGCTTTGGCTAAGCAGCAGTCGGACAGCTCCGGCGCTGCGATGGCAAGAATTTTTGGTTGGGAGCTGGTGAAGCTGGTGCTCTGCATTGCGATGCTGGTAGCTGCACCGAAACTGGTTCCAAACCTCAGCTGGCTAGCATTGCTAGTCGGCTTGGTAGTGGTAATGAAAACGTATTGGATTGCATTTTTGGTGCGATCCAGTGTCCGAAAAATTAAAGCCTAA
- the atpB gene encoding F0F1 ATP synthase subunit A has product MAADAHAPTASEYIVHHLQHLQNIKQTAIVDFSVINYDSIVVAALCGAIGLFVLWLGARKATAGVPGRFQAAVEMLVEMVDTQAKANIKNAESRKFIAPLALTVFVWIFLMNAMDMLPVDLLPVLWQVSQGDSHAYLRVVPTADLSTTLGLALAVLLLCFWYSVKIKGAGGWAHELVSAPFGMPKNPIFAVIMGVVNFSMQMIEYLAKTVSHGMRLFGNMYAGELVFMLIALMGGAAAMSLSGVLLPVGHIIAGSLWAIFHILVITLQAFIFMMLTLIYLGQAHESH; this is encoded by the coding sequence ATGGCCGCTGATGCGCACGCCCCAACTGCAAGTGAATACATCGTTCACCACTTGCAACACCTGCAGAACATCAAGCAGACAGCAATTGTTGACTTCTCTGTCATCAACTACGACTCCATCGTAGTCGCTGCTCTTTGCGGTGCTATTGGCCTGTTTGTCTTGTGGCTTGGCGCTCGCAAGGCCACGGCTGGCGTTCCCGGTCGCTTCCAAGCGGCGGTTGAAATGCTGGTGGAAATGGTTGATACACAAGCCAAGGCAAATATCAAGAATGCTGAGTCGCGCAAATTCATCGCGCCTTTGGCTCTGACGGTTTTTGTCTGGATTTTCTTGATGAACGCCATGGACATGCTGCCCGTGGACTTGCTGCCCGTGTTGTGGCAAGTGTCGCAAGGTGACTCCCATGCTTACCTGCGTGTAGTGCCTACTGCTGACTTGTCCACCACATTGGGCTTGGCTTTGGCTGTGCTGCTGCTTTGCTTCTGGTACTCGGTGAAGATCAAGGGCGCTGGCGGCTGGGCTCACGAACTGGTTTCTGCACCGTTCGGCATGCCTAAGAACCCCATTTTTGCGGTGATCATGGGCGTGGTGAATTTCTCCATGCAGATGATTGAATATTTGGCCAAGACGGTTTCGCACGGTATGCGACTGTTTGGCAATATGTACGCGGGTGAACTCGTGTTCATGCTGATTGCGCTCATGGGTGGTGCTGCCGCCATGTCGCTGTCCGGAGTGTTGCTGCCAGTTGGTCACATCATTGCGGGCTCCCTCTGGGCGATTTTCCACATCCTGGTGATCACCTTGCAGGCTTTCATCTTCATGATGCTGACGCTGATTTATCTCGGCCAAGCACATGAGTCTCACTAA
- the atpE gene encoding F0F1 ATP synthase subunit C, protein MENINGLVALACAFIVGLGAIGASIGIAIMGGKFLESSARQPELINELQTKMFILAGLIDAAFLIGVAIALLFAFANPFVA, encoded by the coding sequence ATGGAAAACATTAACGGCTTGGTCGCTCTGGCTTGTGCTTTTATCGTCGGTCTGGGCGCCATTGGTGCTTCCATCGGTATCGCTATCATGGGCGGTAAGTTCCTGGAATCTTCGGCTCGCCAGCCTGAGCTGATCAACGAACTGCAAACCAAGATGTTCATCTTGGCCGGTCTGATCGATGCTGCGTTCCTGATCGGCGTGGCTATCGCTCTGCTGTTCGCTTTCGCCAACCCCTTCGTCGCTTAA
- a CDS encoding F0F1 ATP synthase subunit B: MSINATLFVQCIVFLILVIFTMKFVWPPIAKALDERAQKIADGLAAADKAKTELTAVNKRVEQELAQTRNETASRLADAESRGQAIIDEAKARATAEGNKIVAAARAEAEQQTVAAREALREQVAVLAVKGAEQILQKEVNAGVHADLLNRLKTEL; the protein is encoded by the coding sequence GTGAGTATTAACGCGACCCTGTTCGTTCAGTGCATTGTTTTCCTGATCTTGGTGATCTTCACGATGAAATTCGTGTGGCCACCGATTGCGAAAGCTTTGGATGAGCGAGCCCAGAAAATCGCCGATGGCCTCGCTGCTGCCGACAAAGCCAAGACTGAATTGACCGCTGTTAACAAGCGTGTCGAGCAGGAACTGGCCCAAACGCGCAATGAAACGGCGTCGCGTCTTGCGGACGCTGAAAGCCGTGGCCAAGCCATCATCGACGAAGCCAAGGCCCGTGCGACTGCAGAAGGCAACAAGATTGTTGCTGCTGCTCGCGCCGAAGCCGAACAGCAAACCGTCGCCGCCCGTGAAGCCCTGCGTGAGCAAGTGGCTGTGCTGGCTGTGAAGGGTGCCGAGCAGATCCTGCAAAAGGAAGTCAATGCCGGTGTCCATGCTGATCTGCTGAACCGCCTCAAGACAGAGCTGTAA
- a CDS encoding F0F1 ATP synthase subunit delta — protein sequence MAELATIARPYAEALFKTCADQGADLNSTVAWVEELAAIAANPQLRQLAGNPNVSGTQVFDLISGVAKTALPETARNFLRVVLDNGRLDVLPEVAAQFRSLVNSKSGSSDAVVYSAFPIEDAALAELGATLNKRFGRKLNLTVKLEESLIGGVRVVVGDEVLDTSVKARLEQMKAALTA from the coding sequence ATGGCAGAACTCGCCACCATTGCCCGCCCTTATGCTGAAGCATTGTTCAAAACCTGCGCCGATCAAGGCGCGGATTTGAACAGCACTGTCGCTTGGGTGGAGGAATTGGCGGCGATTGCCGCTAATCCGCAATTGCGCCAATTGGCCGGTAACCCGAATGTGAGCGGCACGCAAGTGTTTGATCTCATCTCGGGCGTGGCCAAAACTGCATTGCCTGAGACTGCACGCAATTTTTTGCGTGTTGTCCTCGATAACGGCCGTCTGGACGTGCTGCCTGAAGTGGCAGCTCAGTTCCGTAGCCTCGTGAACAGCAAAAGCGGCTCCTCGGATGCCGTGGTGTACAGCGCTTTCCCCATTGAGGATGCAGCGCTGGCCGAGCTTGGCGCCACGCTGAATAAGCGCTTCGGCCGCAAGCTGAATCTCACCGTGAAGCTGGAAGAATCGCTGATCGGTGGCGTTCGCGTCGTGGTGGGCGACGAGGTGCTGGACACCTCCGTCAAGGCCCGTCTGGAACAAATGAAAGCGGCCCTCACCGCGTAA